The Chelonia mydas isolate rCheMyd1 chromosome 3, rCheMyd1.pri.v2, whole genome shotgun sequence genome includes a region encoding these proteins:
- the MED23 gene encoding mediator of RNA polymerase II transcription subunit 23 isoform X3, with product MFMDTPEDERTKLISCLGAFRQFWSSLSQESHEQCVQWIVRFIHSQHSPKRISFLYDCLAMAVETGLLPPRMVCESLINSDTLEWERTQLWALTFKLVRKIIGGVDYKGVRDLLKVILEKILTIPNTVSSAVVQQLLAAREVVAYILERNACLLPAYFAVTEIRKLYPEGKLPHWLLGNLVSDFVDTFRPTARINSICGRCSLLPVVNNSGAMCNSWKLDPTTLRFPLKGLLPYDKDLFEPQTALLRYVLEQPYSRDMVCNMLGLNKQTLNIAQHKQRCPVLEDQLVDLVVYAMERSETEEKFDDGGTSQLLWQHLSSQLIFFVLFQFASFPHMVLSLHQKLAGRGLIKGRDHLMWVLLQFISGSIQKNALADFLPVMKLFDLLYPEKECIPVPDINKPQSTHAFAMTCIWIHLNRKAHSDNSKLQIPIPHSLKLHHEFLQQSLRNKSLQMNDYKIALLCNAYSTNSECFTLPMGVLVETIYGNGNMRIPLPGTNCMASGSITPLPMNLLDSLTVHAKMSLIHSIATRVIKLAHAKSSLALAPALVETYSRLLVYMEIESLGIKGFISQLLPTVFKSHAWGILHTLLEMFSYRMHHIQPHYRVQLLSHLHSLAAVPQTNQNQLHLCVESTALRLITALGSSEVQPQFTRFLSDPKTVLSAESEELNRALILTLARATHVTDFFTGSDSIQGTWCKDILQTIMSFTPHNWASHTLSCFPAPLQAFFKQNNVPQESRFNLKKNVEEEYRKWKSMTNENDIITHFSMQGSPPLFLCLLWKMLLETDHINQIGYRVLERIGARALVAHVRTFADFLVYEFSTSAGGQQLNKCIEILNDMVWKYNIVTLDRLILCLAMRSHEGNEAQVCYFIIQLLLLKPNDFRNRVSDFVKENSPEHWLQNDWHTKHMSYHKKYPEKLYFEGLAEQVNPPVQIQPQYLPIYFGNVCLRFLPVFDIVIHRFLELLPVSKSLETLLDHLGGLYKFHDRPVTYLYNTLHYYERHLRERTNLKRKLVHAIIGSLKDNRPQGWCLSDTYIKSAMNVREDNPWIPDDTYYCKLIGRLVDTMAGKSPGPFPNCDWRFNEFPNPAAHALHVTCVELMALAVPGKDVGNALLNVVLKSQPLVPRENITAWMNAIGLIITALPEPYWIVLHDRIVSVINSPSLTSETEWVGYPFQLFDFTACHQSYSEMSCSYTLALAHAVWHHSSIGQLSLIPKFLTEVLIPIVKTEFQLLYVYHLVGPFLQRFQQERTRCMIEIGVAFYEMLLDVDQCSTHLNYMDPICDFLYHMKYMFTGDSVKDQVEKIICNLRPSLKLRLRFITHISKMEPAAIPQQSINSGSPAPQPSQVPVNVA from the exons GAATCTCATGAACAATGTGTCCAGTGGATTGTAAGATTCATCCACAGCCAGCACAGTCCTAAAAGAATTTCTTTCTTGTATGACTGTTTAGCAATGGCAGTCGAGACTGGTTTGTTGCCACCCAG AATGGTGTGTGAATCTCTAATAAACTCGGACACCCTTGAATGGGAAAGGACACAGCTGTGGGCATTAACATTTAAACTGGTCCGGAAAATAATTGGAGGTGTAGACTACAAG GGTGTGCGAGATCTGTTGAAGGTGATCCTGGAGAAAATCCTAACTATTCCTAACACAGTGAGCTCAGCTGTTGTACAGCAGCTCTTAGCAGCAAGAGAG gTTGTAGCCTATATTTTGGAAAGAAATGCTTGTTTATTACCTGCCTACTTCGCAGTTACAGAGATAAGAAAACTGTACCCTGAGGGAAAGCTTCCTCATTGG TTGCTAGGTAACTTAGTATCAGACTTTGTGGATACCTTCAGACCCACCGCAAGAATAAATTCCATTTGTG GACGTTGTAGTCTTCTTCCTGTGGTAAATAACTCTGGCGCCATGTGTAACTCATGGAAGCTGGATCCTACAACCCTTCGTTTCCCTTTGAAAGGACTCTTGCCATATGATAAG gatcTATTTGAGCCACAGACTGCTTTGTTGAGATATGTGCTGGAACAACCGTATTCCAGGGATATGGTCTGCAATATGCTAGGTCTGAATAAGCAG ACCTTGAACATTGCTCAG CACAAACAGCGCTGTCCTGTGCTGGAAGACCAGTTGGTGGACCTCGTTGTGTATGCCATGGAACGTTCGGAGACTGAGGAGAAGTTTGACGATGGTGGAACCAGCCAGTTGTTGTGGCAGCACCTTTCCAGCCAGCTCATTTTCTTCGTGCTCTTTCAGTTTGCAAGCTTTCCTCACATGGTCCTGTCACTCCATCAAAAG ttggcAGGACGAGGTCTTATTAAAGGCAGAGACCATCTGATGTGGGTACTATTGCAATTCATCTCTGGCAGCATTCAAAAAAATGCACTGGCTGACTTCCTCCCAGTTATGAAGCTTTTTGATCTCCTTTACCCTGAAAAAGAA TGTATTCCTGTACCTGATATTAACAAACCACAGTCAACTCATGCCTTTGCAATGACCTGTATATGGATACACCTGAACCGAAAGGCTCACAGTGACAACTCCAAATTACAGATTCCCATTCCTCATTCTCTAAAGCTTCATCATGA GTTCCTACAACAGAGTCTAAGGAATAAAAGTTTACAGATGAACGACTACAAGATCGCCTTATTATGTAATGCATATTCAACCAATTCAGAATGTTTCACATTGCCTATGGGTGTTCTAGTAGAAACTATTTATGGTAATGGCAACATGAGGATACCTCTTCCAGGAACAAATTGCATGGCTTCCGGATCTATCACCCCATTACCAATGAACCTCTTGGATTCGCTTACAGTTCATGCCAAAATGAG tcttaTTCACAGCATAGCTACCAGGGTGATTAAACTGGCCCATGCAAAGTCTAGTCTGGCCTTGGCACCAGCACTTGTGGAGACATACAGTCGCTTATTGGTTTATATGGAAATAGAGTCCTTGGGCATCAAAGGCTTTATCa GTCAGCTGTTGCCAACAGTGTTTAAGTCTCATGCTTGGGGAATTTTGCACACACTGTTGGAGATGTTCAGCTACCGTATGCATCACATCCAGCCTCACTACAGAGTCCAGCTGCTGAGCCATCTTCATTCTTTGGCTGCTGTGCCACAGACCAATCAGAACCAGCTTCATCTCTG tGTTGAGAGCACTGCTTTAAGGCTAATCACAGCGTTGGGCAGCTCTGAGGTCCAACCACAATTTACACGTTTCCTTAGTGACCCTAAAACAGTTCTTTCAGCAGAGTCAGAAGAACTCAACAGGGCTCTGATTTTGACTCTAGCAAGAGCAACACATGTGACAG ACTTTTTCACAGGCTCCGATTCAATTCAGGGAACTTGGTGCAAGGACATATTGCAGACTATCATGAGTTTCACTCCCCATAACTGGGCTTCACACACACTAAGCTGTTTTCCAGCTCCACTGCAG GCATTTTTCAAACAGAATAATGTTCCTCAAGAAAGCCGTTTTAATCTAAAGAAGAATGTGGAAGAGGAATACCGAAAGTGGAAGTCTATGACCAATGAGAATGATATAATCACCCACTTTTCCATGCAGGGCTCCCCTCCCCTATTCCTTTGCCTCCTATGGAAGATGCTGTTAGAGACTGATCACATTAATCAAATTGGCTACAG AGTTTTGGAGAGAATTGGGGCTAGAGCTCTGGTTGCTCATGTTAGGACATTTGCGGATTTCTTGGTCTATGAGTTCTCCACGTCAGCCGGAGGCCAGCAGCTCAACAAATGTATTGAGATTCTTAATGACATGGTGTGGAAATATAACATTGTAACACTGGACAGGCTGATACTGTGCTTG GCTATGCGCAGCCATGAAGGAAATGAAGCGCAGGTCTGCTACTTCATAATTCAGTTACTCTTACTCAAGCCTAATGATTTCAGAAACCGAGTGAGTGATTTTGTGAAGGAGAACTCTCCAGAGCACTGGCTACAGAATGATTGGCATACTAAGCACATGAGTTATCATAAG AAATATCCTGAAAAGCTGTATTTTGAAGGGTTGGCAGAACAAGTCAATCCTCCAGTTCAGATCCAACCCCAGTACCTACCCATCTACTTTGGAAATGTGTGCCTCCGCTTCCTGCCAGTATTTGATATTGTAATCCACAGATTTCTGGAATTGCTTCCAGTGTCCAAATCACTGGAGACTCTACTGGATCATCTAGGAGGCTTATACAAATTCCATG ACCGTCCAGTGACATACCTATACAATACTCTTCATTACTACGAGAGGCATCTCAGAGAACGCACAAACCTCAAGCGGAAGCTTGTCCATGCCATCATTGGTTCTCTCAAAGATAATCGACCACAAGGCTGGTGTCTAAGTGACACTTACATCAAGTCTGCTATGAATGTACGAGAAGATAATCCGTGGATCCCCGATGACACTTATTATTGCAAACTGATTGGAAGACTAGTAGACA CTATGGCTGGCAAGTCACCTGGTCCATTTCCAAACTGCGACTGGAGATTCAATGAGTTTCCTAACCCAGCTGCCCATGCTCTTCATGTTACCTGTGTTGAACTCATGGCTTTGGCTGTTCCAGGAAAGGATGTGGGCAATGCACTTCTCAATGTAGTGTTAAAGAG TCAGCCTCTGGTGCCAAGGGAGAATATCACAGCTTGGATGAATGCTATTGGACTGATTATCACAGCCTTACCA GAGCCATACTGGATTGTCCTCCATGATCGAATTGTCAGTGTTATCAACAGTCCTAGCTTGACTTCAGAGACAGAGTGGGTTGGTTACCCATTCCAGCTCTTTGACTTCACAGCTTGCCATCAGTCTTACTCTGAGATGAGCTGTAGCTACACTTTAGCATTGGCACATGCCGTGTGGCACCATTCTAGCATTGGCCAACTTTCCCTCATTCCAAA ATTCCTCACTGAAGTCTTGATACCCATAGTGAAGACAGAATTTCAGTTACTTTACGTTTACCACCTTGTTGGTCCTTTTCTACAGCGGTTTCAGCAAGAGAGGACACGGTGTATGATAGAG